Proteins found in one Geomonas subterranea genomic segment:
- a CDS encoding hybrid sensor histidine kinase/response regulator encodes MFDSLEQCRVLFNELPLGMFIQRPDGTPLDVNAAALEMFGMERDQFLLHSTEHPQWHLCTPDGAPLLPEQHPALSALRLGQAARDISLAIHNPRKGSPVPVCMDALPLKVDDETVPSHVCVVFREAREAERALHESESRYRAMVQTQAEFVVRYRRGGLLTFANDTYCRYLQKEREELLGQNFYTFFFLQDREALIRGVESMDGEHQGQALEVRAWLPDGRLVWQKWNSGAIVDGDGQVVEYQATGMDITRGKQAEEGLKKSEERYRSLFDNMLNGFAYCRMILDSSHPQDFVFLEVNQSFERLTGLRGASGKRMSDVLPGVWKSDPELLASFRRVALSGKPEQMEYYVNAISEWLSVSVYSPEPGCFVIVFDVITKRKRTEECLAFLAQSNATAAPDEQFFHRLARYLAGTLNMDFICIDQLEEGNLWARTVAVYYKGIFEENVRYALKDTPCGEVVGRNICCYREGVRQLFPNDQVLQDLKAESYLGVVLWGSTGVPIGLIAVIGCNPLLNRELAEEILQMVSGRAAAELERRLHEEERLRLEQQLLHAQKLESLGILAGGIAHDFNNILTGILGNSSLGLMRIAPDSPAVENLQNIEKGAIRAADLARQMLAYSGKGMFVVEPVSLNSLLTEMVHLLEVSVSKKCRLVLELAEELPPVQADSTQLRQIVMNLVINASEAIGDRGGTITIRSGYRHFDHQFLKSAWSERELAEGDFLFLQVEDDGCGMDEATLARIFDPFFTTKFTGRGLGMSAVLGIIRGHRGAIKVESRPGHGTTFTVVLPASELPVQDQVALQQPEEAWQGSGTVLLVDDEEIICEVGASMLEQLGYEVVTALSGSRAVELYRERGDVRFVILDLTMPQMDGEQTFQELRRFDPEVKVIISSGYSEQEVTRKLSGTGYLAFIQKPYSIQALSDVMKRSDTRRRGPKR; translated from the coding sequence ATGTTCGACTCGCTGGAACAATGCCGTGTCCTGTTCAACGAACTGCCTCTGGGGATGTTCATCCAGCGACCGGACGGCACGCCGTTGGACGTTAACGCCGCCGCTTTGGAGATGTTCGGGATGGAGCGGGACCAGTTCCTGCTTCACAGCACCGAACACCCCCAGTGGCACCTCTGCACACCGGACGGCGCCCCTCTCCTACCCGAGCAGCATCCAGCCCTGTCCGCCTTGCGTCTGGGGCAGGCGGCCCGCGACATCAGCCTCGCCATCCACAACCCCCGCAAGGGGAGCCCGGTGCCGGTCTGCATGGATGCCCTGCCGCTCAAGGTGGACGACGAGACCGTCCCCTCACACGTATGCGTCGTCTTCAGGGAGGCCAGGGAGGCGGAAAGGGCGCTGCACGAGAGCGAATCCCGCTACCGGGCCATGGTGCAGACCCAGGCCGAGTTCGTGGTCCGCTACCGGCGCGGCGGCTTGCTCACCTTCGCCAACGACACCTATTGCCGCTACCTGCAAAAGGAGCGGGAAGAACTGCTGGGGCAGAATTTCTACACCTTCTTTTTCCTGCAGGACCGCGAGGCACTGATCCGCGGCGTGGAGTCGATGGACGGCGAACACCAGGGGCAGGCGCTTGAGGTGAGGGCCTGGCTTCCCGACGGGCGCCTGGTGTGGCAGAAGTGGAACAGCGGCGCCATCGTCGACGGCGACGGGCAGGTGGTGGAATACCAAGCCACGGGGATGGACATCACCCGGGGCAAGCAGGCCGAGGAAGGCCTCAAGAAAAGCGAGGAACGCTACCGCTCCCTGTTCGACAACATGCTGAACGGCTTCGCCTACTGCAGGATGATCCTCGACTCCTCGCACCCCCAGGATTTCGTCTTCCTGGAGGTGAACCAGAGCTTCGAGCGGCTCACCGGGCTCAGAGGTGCGAGCGGGAAGAGGATGAGCGATGTGCTTCCGGGTGTGTGGAAGTCGGATCCCGAACTGCTCGCATCGTTCAGGCGGGTGGCCCTGAGCGGGAAACCGGAGCAGATGGAGTATTACGTCAACGCCATCAGCGAGTGGCTCTCCGTGTCGGTCTACAGTCCGGAGCCGGGGTGCTTCGTCATCGTCTTCGACGTGATCACCAAGCGCAAACGGACCGAGGAATGCCTCGCCTTCCTGGCCCAATCCAACGCGACCGCCGCCCCCGACGAACAGTTCTTCCACCGCCTGGCCCGCTACCTGGCAGGCACCCTGAACATGGACTTCATCTGCATCGACCAGCTGGAGGAAGGAAACCTCTGGGCCCGCACCGTCGCGGTCTACTACAAGGGGATCTTCGAGGAGAACGTCCGCTACGCCCTCAAGGACACCCCCTGCGGAGAGGTGGTGGGACGCAACATCTGCTGCTACCGTGAGGGGGTCCGGCAGTTGTTCCCCAACGACCAGGTCCTGCAGGACCTGAAGGCGGAGAGCTACCTCGGCGTGGTCCTCTGGGGTTCCACCGGGGTTCCCATCGGGCTGATAGCGGTCATCGGTTGCAACCCGCTGCTGAACCGGGAACTGGCGGAAGAGATCCTGCAGATGGTGAGCGGCCGGGCCGCGGCAGAGCTGGAGCGGCGCCTCCACGAGGAGGAGCGCCTGAGGCTTGAGCAGCAGCTGCTGCACGCTCAGAAGCTGGAAAGCCTGGGGATCCTCGCCGGGGGGATCGCCCACGACTTCAACAACATCCTGACCGGGATCCTCGGCAACTCGAGCCTGGGGCTCATGCGCATCGCCCCGGACTCGCCGGCGGTGGAGAACCTGCAAAACATCGAGAAGGGGGCCATCAGGGCCGCCGACCTGGCCCGGCAGATGCTCGCCTACTCAGGCAAGGGGATGTTCGTCGTCGAGCCGGTCAGCCTGAACAGCCTCCTTACCGAGATGGTCCACCTGCTCGAGGTCTCCGTCTCCAAGAAGTGCCGGCTGGTGCTGGAACTGGCTGAGGAACTCCCGCCGGTGCAGGCGGACTCGACCCAGCTGCGCCAGATCGTGATGAACCTGGTGATCAACGCATCCGAGGCGATCGGCGACCGGGGGGGGACCATCACCATTCGCAGCGGCTACCGGCATTTCGACCATCAGTTCCTGAAAAGCGCCTGGTCCGAGAGGGAACTCGCGGAGGGGGACTTCCTGTTCCTGCAGGTGGAGGACGACGGCTGCGGCATGGACGAAGCCACGCTGGCGCGCATCTTCGATCCCTTCTTCACCACCAAGTTCACCGGCCGGGGGCTCGGGATGTCCGCGGTCCTCGGGATCATCAGGGGACATAGGGGCGCCATCAAGGTGGAGAGCAGGCCCGGCCACGGGACCACCTTCACCGTGGTCCTCCCCGCCAGCGAACTTCCGGTCCAGGACCAGGTGGCGCTGCAACAGCCTGAGGAAGCCTGGCAGGGGAGCGGAACGGTGCTGCTGGTCGACGACGAGGAGATCATCTGCGAGGTGGGCGCTTCCATGCTGGAGCAGCTGGGGTACGAGGTGGTGACGGCGCTCAGCGGCAGCAGGGCCGTGGAACTGTACCGGGAGAGGGGCGACGTGCGCTTCGTGATCCTGGACCTGACCATGCCGCAGATGGACGGCGAACAGACCTTCCAGGAGCTGAGGCGGTTCGATCCGGAGGTGAAGGTTATCATCTCCAGCGGCTACAGCGAGCAGGAGGTGACCCGGAAACTCTCGGGGACCGGATACCTCGCCTTCATCCAGAAACCCTACAGCATCCAGGCGTTATCCGACGTGATGAAGCGCAGCGACACCCGGCGCAGGGGGCCCAAGCGCTGA
- the fusA gene encoding elongation factor G, which produces MSRRRTTISATDVSHIRNIGIISHIDAGKTTVTERMLFYSGETHKMGEVHDGQAVMDWMPQEQERGITITASATSCRWGGHRINLIDTPGHIDFTIEVERSVRVLDGAVAIFSAVEGVQPQSELVWRQADRYRVPRVCLINKMDRLGSDHGHVLEHMAERLDARAVLLQLPIGNEGAFSGVIDLIGEEALSFSDQDLGRTVLRGPVPAEYLEQVQQARLQLTEAAADFDDQVMADFLEGRKVAAEALHRALRKGTVSCQIFPVLLGSALRNKGVQPVLDAVCLYLPSPLDLPAMVGRQPGSGEAESFSCDPDQPLRALAFKVMAEEGRRLTYLRIYSGRVRTGATLLNASRGGNERIRHLFRMHSHRREEVAEAVAGDIVAVTGCQSTLTGDTLCDPGHPLLLEGVSVPEPVVSLAVEAKGGEDRAHLLGTLEFFQWEDPTFRVHEDKETGQTILTGMGELHLEIIVDRLRREYGVQVKTGRPRVVYREALRREVTRREVFQALGDKRPEPAELVLRLAPLPRGSGVRAVLPAPVAPVTAELLAAVRESLLEAVSGGCLTGYALTDLEVRVLEVPVEPGAPAPSELALRGAAQRGVVLAAREGAPLLLEPIMKLELETPAEHLGKVLGGLQQKRGRVEGLDRRGELELVKATVPLAEMFGYMTELRSATKGRGSYTMEFQGFEEAPAEVQERFGLR; this is translated from the coding sequence ATGAGCCGAAGGAGAACGACCATTTCCGCAACCGACGTTTCACATATCCGCAATATCGGCATCATCTCCCATATCGATGCGGGGAAGACTACTGTCACTGAGCGTATGCTCTTCTACAGCGGAGAGACGCACAAGATGGGGGAGGTGCATGACGGTCAGGCGGTCATGGACTGGATGCCGCAGGAGCAGGAGCGGGGTATCACCATCACGGCCAGCGCCACTTCCTGCCGTTGGGGGGGACACCGGATCAACCTCATCGACACCCCGGGGCACATAGATTTCACCATCGAGGTGGAGCGGAGCGTCAGGGTGCTGGACGGGGCCGTGGCCATCTTCAGCGCCGTCGAAGGGGTGCAGCCCCAGAGCGAACTGGTGTGGCGCCAGGCGGACCGCTACCGGGTACCGAGAGTATGCCTGATCAACAAGATGGACCGGCTCGGTTCCGACCACGGTCACGTGCTGGAGCACATGGCCGAACGCCTGGATGCCCGCGCCGTCTTGCTCCAGCTCCCCATCGGGAACGAAGGGGCATTTTCCGGCGTGATAGACCTGATCGGGGAGGAGGCGCTCTCGTTTTCCGATCAGGACCTGGGGCGGACGGTGCTGCGCGGACCTGTTCCGGCCGAGTACCTGGAGCAGGTCCAGCAGGCACGCCTGCAGCTGACAGAGGCGGCCGCGGACTTCGACGACCAGGTGATGGCGGACTTCCTTGAGGGGCGCAAGGTGGCGGCGGAGGCCCTGCACCGGGCGCTGCGCAAGGGGACCGTCTCCTGCCAGATCTTCCCGGTGCTTTTGGGATCGGCCCTGCGCAACAAGGGGGTCCAGCCGGTACTCGACGCAGTCTGTCTCTACCTGCCGTCGCCGCTGGACCTTCCCGCCATGGTGGGTAGGCAGCCTGGCAGCGGGGAAGCGGAGAGTTTCAGCTGCGACCCGGACCAGCCGCTGCGCGCACTGGCATTCAAGGTGATGGCGGAGGAGGGAAGACGCCTCACCTACCTGCGCATCTATTCCGGCAGGGTGAGGACCGGGGCGACCCTGCTCAACGCAAGCCGCGGCGGCAACGAGCGCATCAGGCACCTGTTCCGGATGCATTCCCACCGGCGTGAGGAAGTCGCCGAGGCGGTCGCGGGGGATATCGTGGCGGTGACCGGCTGCCAGTCCACCCTCACCGGCGACACGCTGTGCGACCCGGGGCATCCGCTGCTCCTGGAAGGGGTGAGCGTGCCGGAGCCGGTGGTTTCACTGGCCGTCGAAGCGAAGGGGGGGGAGGACCGGGCGCACCTTCTGGGGACGCTGGAGTTCTTCCAGTGGGAAGACCCGACCTTCCGGGTGCACGAGGACAAGGAGACCGGGCAGACCATCCTCACGGGGATGGGGGAGCTGCACCTGGAGATCATCGTCGACCGCCTGCGCCGGGAGTACGGCGTGCAGGTGAAGACGGGGCGGCCGAGGGTGGTGTACCGCGAGGCGCTGCGGCGCGAGGTGACGCGGCGGGAGGTTTTCCAGGCCCTGGGGGACAAGCGTCCGGAACCCGCCGAACTCGTGCTGCGGCTGGCACCGCTACCCCGGGGGAGCGGAGTCCGGGCGGTGCTTCCGGCCCCGGTGGCGCCGGTGACCGCGGAACTCCTGGCGGCGGTGCGGGAGAGCCTGCTGGAGGCCGTCAGCGGCGGGTGCCTGACCGGGTACGCCCTGACCGACCTGGAGGTGCGGGTGCTGGAGGTCCCGGTGGAGCCGGGAGCGCCGGCCCCCTCGGAACTGGCGCTGCGCGGGGCGGCCCAGCGCGGGGTGGTCCTGGCGGCCCGGGAGGGGGCTCCCCTGTTGCTGGAGCCGATAATGAAGCTGGAACTGGAAACCCCGGCGGAGCACCTGGGGAAGGTTCTGGGGGGGCTGCAGCAGAAAAGAGGAAGGGTGGAGGGGCTGGACCGGCGCGGGGAGCTCGAGCTGGTGAAGGCCACCGTTCCCCTGGCGGAGATGTTCGGCTACATGACGGAACTGCGCAGCGCGACCAAGGGGCGGGGGAGCTACACCATGGAGTTCCAGGGGTTCGAGGAGGCCCCGGCGGAGGTGCAGGAGCGCTTCGGGCTGCGCTAA
- a CDS encoding BON domain-containing protein, with product MKKITMLVAVTLSAAVAFGAPPMVQAAQDTTRADNTRKNKEENKGLTAEQQKENKSDREITREIRRAVVKDKTLSIKAHNVKIITRDGHVTLKGPVKSEDEKMTVEKAAAAVAGKGKVTNELEVAPPKEKSEKRDKREKQDQKEQK from the coding sequence ATGAAAAAGATCACAATGCTCGTTGCCGTAACACTGTCAGCCGCCGTCGCCTTCGGCGCCCCCCCCATGGTACAGGCCGCTCAGGACACCACCAGGGCGGACAACACCAGGAAGAACAAGGAAGAGAACAAGGGCTTGACCGCCGAGCAGCAAAAGGAGAACAAGTCCGACCGCGAAATCACCCGCGAGATCCGGCGCGCGGTGGTAAAGGACAAGACCCTCTCCATCAAGGCGCACAACGTGAAGATCATCACCCGGGACGGACATGTCACCCTGAAAGGGCCGGTGAAGAGTGAAGACGAGAAGATGACGGTGGAAAAGGCCGCTGCAGCCGTGGCCGGCAAGGGGAAGGTGACCAACGAACTGGAAGTCGCGCCCCCCAAGGAGAAGAGTGAGAAAAGGGATAAGAGGGAAAAGCAGGACCAGAAAGAGCAGAAATAG
- a CDS encoding pyridoxamine 5'-phosphate oxidase family protein: MNKQEIMEFLNSNPIFHMATADGDTPHVRGMLLYRADENGIVFNTGKIKDLYHQLTKNPKVELCFSNGIFENLIQVRIAGTVEALEDLELKKEIVAKRDFLKPWIDKVGYEQLAVYVLKKGTATVWTMATNTDPKEFIQL; the protein is encoded by the coding sequence ATGAACAAGCAAGAGATCATGGAATTTTTGAACTCAAATCCGATATTCCACATGGCGACGGCCGACGGCGACACGCCGCACGTGCGAGGCATGCTGTTATACAGGGCCGATGAGAACGGCATCGTCTTCAACACCGGCAAGATCAAGGATCTTTACCACCAGTTGACCAAGAACCCGAAGGTCGAACTCTGCTTCAGCAACGGCATCTTCGAGAACCTGATCCAGGTCCGGATCGCCGGCACCGTTGAAGCCTTGGAGGACCTGGAGCTGAAAAAGGAGATCGTAGCCAAACGCGACTTCCTGAAGCCGTGGATCGACAAGGTGGGCTACGAGCAGCTGGCCGTGTACGTGCTGAAGAAGGGAACGGCCACCGTCTGGACCATGGCGACCAACACCGACCCCAAAGAGTTCATTCAGCTCTAG
- a CDS encoding putative quinol monooxygenase: MSKVTIVAKLTAKNDCIEAVKAEVIKMLAPTRQEQGCIEYRLHQDSTDPAVFVFYENWKDQAAFEQHMDSAHFKAYVAALSDKIADKTVHRMTEMG; encoded by the coding sequence ATGTCAAAAGTAACCATTGTGGCAAAACTGACGGCAAAGAATGACTGCATCGAGGCGGTAAAAGCGGAAGTGATCAAGATGCTCGCCCCGACCCGCCAGGAGCAGGGGTGCATCGAGTACCGCCTGCACCAGGACAGCACCGACCCCGCAGTCTTCGTTTTCTACGAGAACTGGAAGGACCAGGCCGCTTTCGAGCAGCACATGGACTCCGCGCATTTCAAGGCCTACGTCGCCGCCCTCAGCGACAAGATCGCCGACAAGACCGTGCACCGCATGACTGAAATGGGGTGA
- a CDS encoding integration host factor subunit beta, producing MTKSELIDKLVEVRGALTRKDSEAVVSMVFDAMSEALTNGDKVEIRGFGSFTIRDREPREARNPKSGEIVSIPSKKTPFFKTGKDLRERVNNL from the coding sequence ATGACTAAGAGCGAACTGATCGACAAACTGGTGGAAGTACGCGGTGCTCTGACCCGCAAGGACTCCGAGGCAGTAGTCTCCATGGTGTTCGACGCCATGAGCGAGGCCCTCACCAACGGCGACAAGGTGGAGATCCGCGGCTTTGGCAGCTTCACCATCCGCGACCGCGAGCCGCGTGAGGCGAGGAATCCGAAGAGCGGCGAGATCGTCAGCATCCCGAGCAAGAAGACCCCGTTCTTCAAGACCGGTAAGGACCTGCGGGAGCGCGTGAACAACCTCTAG
- a CDS encoding 30S ribosomal protein S1: MGDEKRTFKKKDMPIRRLHDNDEEMDQAEMGGEFADLFQDSLRQPQSGEVVKAVVVQIEQDVVLVDVGYKSEGAIRIAEFIDENGDLTVKVGDEVNVYFERGENIRGHMVLSKKKADSQVAWEAIAAAGEGGTIEGKITGKVKGGMTVDVGVEAFLPASQVDLRPGGNMDRFIGQTYEFRILKLNRKRGNLVLSRRVLLEEERDKARTETLATLKEGDIVDGVVKNIAEYGAFVDLGGVDGLLHVTDMSWGRLGHPSEMVKVGDTLKVMVLKYDREKGKISLGLKQTVPDPWLNVADRYQEGERVRGKVVSLTDYGAFISLEDGIEGLVHVSEMSWTRRVRHPSEILKVGEEVEAVILGVDPGNRRISLGLKQTEVNPWTVIGERYPVGTKIEGQIKNITDFGVFIGIEDGIDGLVHVSDISWTRRVKHPGELFGKGQTVQAVVLNIDVENERLSLGIKQLVPDPWEEIPRKYKPGSKVNGKVTSVTDFGIFVEIEEGIEGLIHVSEISYEKVASPKDFANVGDELEAVVLNVDMVEKKIALSIKALQTAMEKAEMASYMGSQGEATSSFGDLLKEKLKKSTEE; the protein is encoded by the coding sequence ATGGGTGATGAAAAACGTACGTTCAAGAAAAAAGATATGCCGATCAGGCGGTTACACGATAATGACGAGGAGATGGACCAGGCAGAAATGGGTGGCGAGTTCGCTGACCTTTTCCAGGACAGTCTGAGGCAGCCGCAGAGCGGCGAAGTCGTCAAGGCCGTCGTTGTTCAGATCGAGCAGGACGTGGTGCTGGTTGACGTCGGCTACAAGTCGGAGGGTGCCATCCGCATCGCCGAGTTCATCGACGAGAACGGCGATCTGACCGTCAAAGTCGGCGACGAAGTGAACGTCTACTTCGAGCGCGGCGAGAACATCCGCGGCCACATGGTCCTTTCCAAGAAGAAGGCCGATTCCCAGGTAGCCTGGGAAGCCATCGCCGCTGCCGGCGAAGGCGGCACCATCGAAGGCAAGATCACCGGCAAGGTGAAAGGCGGCATGACCGTCGATGTGGGCGTCGAGGCGTTCCTCCCGGCTTCGCAGGTTGACCTGCGTCCCGGCGGCAACATGGACCGTTTCATCGGCCAGACCTACGAGTTCCGCATCCTCAAGCTGAACAGGAAGCGCGGCAACCTCGTGCTGTCCCGCCGCGTGCTGCTCGAAGAGGAGCGCGACAAGGCAAGGACCGAAACCCTGGCGACCCTCAAGGAAGGCGACATCGTCGACGGCGTGGTGAAGAACATCGCCGAGTACGGCGCGTTCGTGGATCTGGGCGGCGTCGACGGCCTGCTGCACGTCACCGACATGTCCTGGGGCCGTTTGGGTCACCCGTCCGAGATGGTCAAGGTCGGCGACACCCTGAAGGTGATGGTCCTCAAGTACGACCGCGAGAAAGGGAAGATCTCCCTGGGCCTCAAGCAGACCGTGCCCGATCCGTGGCTCAACGTGGCCGACCGCTACCAGGAAGGCGAGCGCGTACGCGGCAAGGTCGTGAGCCTCACCGACTACGGCGCATTCATCTCCCTCGAGGACGGCATCGAAGGCCTGGTGCACGTCTCCGAGATGTCCTGGACCCGCCGCGTGCGTCATCCGTCCGAAATCCTCAAGGTAGGTGAGGAAGTCGAGGCGGTGATCCTGGGCGTCGATCCGGGCAACCGCAGGATCTCCCTGGGTCTCAAGCAGACCGAGGTGAACCCCTGGACCGTGATCGGCGAGCGTTACCCGGTCGGCACCAAGATCGAAGGCCAGATCAAGAACATCACCGACTTCGGCGTCTTCATCGGCATCGAGGACGGCATCGACGGCCTGGTTCACGTCTCCGACATCTCCTGGACCCGTCGCGTGAAGCACCCGGGCGAACTGTTCGGCAAGGGGCAGACCGTGCAGGCCGTGGTTCTCAACATCGACGTCGAGAACGAGCGTCTCTCCCTGGGCATCAAGCAGCTGGTTCCCGATCCGTGGGAAGAGATCCCCAGGAAGTACAAGCCGGGCTCCAAGGTCAACGGTAAAGTGACCTCCGTGACCGACTTCGGCATCTTCGTCGAGATCGAGGAAGGGATCGAGGGCCTGATCCACGTCTCCGAGATCTCCTACGAGAAAGTCGCCTCCCCGAAAGACTTCGCCAATGTCGGCGACGAGCTCGAGGCGGTAGTGCTGAACGTGGACATGGTCGAGAAGAAGATCGCCCTTTCCATCAAGGCGCTGCAGACCGCCATGGAGAAAGCCGAAATGGCGTCCTACATGGGGAGCCAGGGCGAGGCAACCTCCAGCTTTGGCGACCTCCTCAAGGAGAAGCTGAAGAAGAGCACTGAAGAATAG
- the ispH gene encoding 4-hydroxy-3-methylbut-2-enyl diphosphate reductase, translating to MEVILAKHAGFCFGVKRATHLAFDAADKGGDTYTLGPIIHSPQVVQRLEEMGVKSVEDVAEIKNGSTVIIRSHGVAAEELEAAVRADLAIVDATCPFVKKAQEHVATLSREGYDVVVVGDAVHPEVQGIVSYATGRVYVVSSGKDVERLPRMAKMGVVAQTTQSFEHLNEVVAACLARGGETRVYNTICDATAVRQEETKKLAGEVDCMIVIGGFNSANTRRLAQICRELLPRTHHIETAGQIDPAWFDGVQRVGVTAGASTPKWLIDEVTERISAIDRDKIG from the coding sequence ATGGAAGTGATACTGGCCAAACACGCAGGTTTTTGCTTCGGCGTCAAAAGGGCCACCCATCTCGCCTTCGACGCGGCCGACAAGGGGGGGGACACCTACACCCTGGGCCCGATCATCCATTCGCCGCAGGTGGTGCAGCGGCTCGAGGAGATGGGGGTGAAGTCGGTCGAAGACGTGGCCGAGATCAAAAACGGCAGTACCGTGATCATCCGCTCCCACGGCGTCGCCGCCGAGGAACTGGAAGCCGCGGTCCGCGCCGACCTGGCCATAGTCGACGCCACCTGCCCGTTCGTGAAGAAGGCGCAGGAACACGTGGCGACACTCTCCAGGGAAGGGTACGACGTGGTCGTGGTGGGGGACGCCGTGCATCCGGAGGTGCAGGGGATCGTTTCCTATGCCACCGGTCGGGTCTACGTGGTCAGCTCCGGCAAGGACGTGGAGCGGCTGCCGCGGATGGCCAAGATGGGGGTGGTGGCGCAGACCACGCAATCGTTCGAGCACTTGAACGAGGTGGTGGCCGCCTGCCTCGCCCGCGGCGGCGAGACCCGGGTCTACAACACCATCTGCGACGCCACCGCCGTGCGCCAGGAAGAGACCAAGAAGCTCGCCGGCGAGGTGGACTGCATGATCGTGATCGGCGGCTTCAACAGCGCCAACACGAGGCGCCTGGCCCAGATCTGCCGGGAGCTTTTGCCGCGCACCCACCACATCGAAACCGCAGGACAGATCGATCCCGCCTGGTTCGACGGGGTGCAACGGGTGGGGGTGACGGCCGGGGCGTCGACACCCAAGTGGTTGATTGACGAAGTGACGGAAAGAATTTCGGCCATCGATAGAGATAAAATAGGTTGA
- the cmk gene encoding (d)CMP kinase, whose translation MSAVRQNGVIVAIDGPSGAGKSSLTKLLARRLGYIHIDTGAMFRAVALMSRRAGIASDDDAGLAELCRELEITFVRDGETCRVLANGEDVSTEIRSEEIGLLTSAISARKPVREALLTMQRAMGAKGGVILEGRDIGTVVFPDAEVKFFLSASAEERGRRRYLELAARGDAATLEETIAKVIQRDRQDEGREHAPLRQAEDALPIDSTNLSIDEVLTVMENTVRERLVQGAKG comes from the coding sequence TTGAGTGCAGTCAGGCAAAACGGAGTAATCGTAGCGATCGACGGTCCATCCGGGGCGGGTAAAAGCAGCCTCACCAAGCTTTTGGCCCGGCGCCTCGGTTACATTCACATCGATACCGGCGCCATGTTCCGCGCCGTCGCCCTCATGTCCCGGCGTGCCGGCATCGCTAGCGATGACGACGCCGGACTGGCCGAACTGTGCCGGGAGCTGGAAATCACCTTCGTGAGGGACGGCGAGACCTGCCGGGTGCTGGCCAACGGCGAGGACGTCTCCACCGAGATCCGCAGCGAGGAGATCGGCCTCCTTACCTCCGCCATCTCGGCCAGAAAACCGGTGCGCGAAGCGCTTTTGACCATGCAGCGCGCGATGGGGGCCAAGGGGGGCGTCATCCTCGAGGGACGCGACATCGGCACCGTGGTCTTCCCGGACGCCGAGGTGAAGTTCTTCCTCTCCGCCAGCGCCGAGGAGCGCGGCCGGCGCCGCTATCTCGAACTCGCCGCGCGCGGCGATGCAGCGACGCTCGAGGAAACCATCGCCAAGGTGATCCAGCGCGACCGGCAGGACGAGGGACGCGAGCACGCGCCGCTCAGGCAGGCCGAGGACGCGCTCCCGATCGACTCCACCAACCTCTCCATCGACGAGGTGCTGACGGTAATGGAGAACACCGTGCGCGAGCGCCTGGTGCAGGGCGCCAAGGGGTAA